From a region of the Balaenoptera ricei isolate mBalRic1 chromosome 11, mBalRic1.hap2, whole genome shotgun sequence genome:
- the PPT2 gene encoding lysosomal thioesterase PPT2 isoform X1, producing MVGGCVCGERTRVKVGYFVTRTWCGNGQGRLDCRRLFGRQGVLSSLSQALIAPFSGGSMLGLPGLRLPPAGFLLLLPFLLLLLLPATPAAHRASYKPVIVVHGLFDSSYSFRHLLEYINETHPGTVVTVLDLFDGRESLRPLWEQVQGFREAVAPIMAKAPQGVHLICYSQGGLVCRALLSVMDEHNVDSFISLSSPQMGQYGDTDYLKWLFPTSMRSNLYRICYSPWGQEFSICNYWHDPHHDDLYLNASSFLALINGERDHPNATAWRKNFLRVGRLVLIGGPDDGVITPWQSSFFGFYDANETVLEMEEQLVYLRDSFGLKTLLARGAIVRCPMAGISHTAWHSNRTLYETCIEPWLS from the exons ATGGTTGGGGGGTGTGTTTGTGGGGAGAGGACTAGAGTAAAAGTAGGATATTTTGTGACAAGGACCTGGTGTGGGAACGGGCAGGGGAGGCTTGATTGCCGGCGTCTGTTCGGAAGGCAGGGGGTGTTGTCATCTCTCTCACAGGCCCTCATCGCCCCCTTCTCAGGCGGGAGCATGCTGGGGCTCCCGGGGCTGCGGCTCCCCCCGGCGGGGTTCCTGCTCCTGTTGCcattcctgctgctgctgctgctgcccgcaACCCCCGCGGCCCATCGGGCTTCCTACAAGCCGgtcatcgtggtgcatgggctctttgACAGCTCGTACAGCTTCCGCCACCTGCTGGAATACATCAACGAG ACACACCCTGGGACTGTGGTGACAGTGCTCGATCTCTTCGATGGGAGAGAGAGTTTGCGGCCCCTGTGGGAACAGGTGCAAGGGTTCCGAGAGGCTGTGGCCCCCATCATGGCAAAGGCCCCTCAAGGGGTGCATCTCATCTGCTACTCACAGG GGGGCCTGGTATGCCGGGCACTGCTGTCTGTGATGGATGAACACAATGTGGATTCTttcatctctctttcctctccacaGATGGGACAGTATGGAG ACACGGACTATTTGAAGTGGCTGTTCCCCACCTCCATGAGGTCTAACCTCTACCGCATCTGCTATAGCCCCTGGGGCCAGGAATTCTCCATCTGCAACTACTGGCATG ACCCCCACCATGATGACTTGTACCTCAATGCcagcagcttcctggccctgATCAATGGGGAAAGAGACCATCCCAATGCCACTG CTTGGCGGAAGAACTTTCTTCGTGTGGGCCGCCTGGTGCTGATTGGGGGCCCTGATGATGGTGTCATTACCCCCTGGCAGTCCAG CTTCTTTGGTTTCTATGATGCAAATGAGACGGTCTTGGAGATGGAGGAGCAACTG GTTTATCTGCGGGATTCTTTTGGGTTGAAGACTCTCCTGGCTCGGGGGGCCATAGTGAGGTGTCCAATGGCTGGGATCTCCCACACGGCCTGGCACTCCAACCGTACCCTTTATGAGACCTGCATTGAACCTTGGCTCTCCTGA
- the PPT2 gene encoding lysosomal thioesterase PPT2 isoform X5 yields MKSCGSMLGLPGLRLPPAGFLLLLPFLLLLLLPATPAAHRASYKPVIVVHGLFDSSYSFRHLLEYINETHPGTVVTVLDLFDGRESLRPLWEQVQGFREAVAPIMAKAPQGVHLICYSQGGLVCRALLSVMDEHNVDSFISLSSPQMGQYGDTDYLKWLFPTSMRSNLYRICYSPWGQEFSICNYWHDPHHDDLYLNASSFLALINGERDHPNATAWRKNFLRVGRLVLIGGPDDGVITPWQSSFFGFYDANETVLEMEEQLVYLRDSFGLKTLLARGAIVRCPMAGISHTAWHSNRTLYETCIEPWLS; encoded by the exons GCGGGAGCATGCTGGGGCTCCCGGGGCTGCGGCTCCCCCCGGCGGGGTTCCTGCTCCTGTTGCcattcctgctgctgctgctgctgcccgcaACCCCCGCGGCCCATCGGGCTTCCTACAAGCCGgtcatcgtggtgcatgggctctttgACAGCTCGTACAGCTTCCGCCACCTGCTGGAATACATCAACGAG ACACACCCTGGGACTGTGGTGACAGTGCTCGATCTCTTCGATGGGAGAGAGAGTTTGCGGCCCCTGTGGGAACAGGTGCAAGGGTTCCGAGAGGCTGTGGCCCCCATCATGGCAAAGGCCCCTCAAGGGGTGCATCTCATCTGCTACTCACAGG GGGGCCTGGTATGCCGGGCACTGCTGTCTGTGATGGATGAACACAATGTGGATTCTttcatctctctttcctctccacaGATGGGACAGTATGGAG ACACGGACTATTTGAAGTGGCTGTTCCCCACCTCCATGAGGTCTAACCTCTACCGCATCTGCTATAGCCCCTGGGGCCAGGAATTCTCCATCTGCAACTACTGGCATG ACCCCCACCATGATGACTTGTACCTCAATGCcagcagcttcctggccctgATCAATGGGGAAAGAGACCATCCCAATGCCACTG CTTGGCGGAAGAACTTTCTTCGTGTGGGCCGCCTGGTGCTGATTGGGGGCCCTGATGATGGTGTCATTACCCCCTGGCAGTCCAG CTTCTTTGGTTTCTATGATGCAAATGAGACGGTCTTGGAGATGGAGGAGCAACTG GTTTATCTGCGGGATTCTTTTGGGTTGAAGACTCTCCTGGCTCGGGGGGCCATAGTGAGGTGTCCAATGGCTGGGATCTCCCACACGGCCTGGCACTCCAACCGTACCCTTTATGAGACCTGCATTGAACCTTGGCTCTCCTGA
- the PPT2 gene encoding lysosomal thioesterase PPT2 isoform X4, whose product MDCSIAPPVSGLRCGGHWHGGSMLGLPGLRLPPAGFLLLLPFLLLLLLPATPAAHRASYKPVIVVHGLFDSSYSFRHLLEYINETHPGTVVTVLDLFDGRESLRPLWEQVQGFREAVAPIMAKAPQGVHLICYSQGGLVCRALLSVMDEHNVDSFISLSSPQMGQYGDTDYLKWLFPTSMRSNLYRICYSPWGQEFSICNYWHDPHHDDLYLNASSFLALINGERDHPNATAWRKNFLRVGRLVLIGGPDDGVITPWQSSFFGFYDANETVLEMEEQLVYLRDSFGLKTLLARGAIVRCPMAGISHTAWHSNRTLYETCIEPWLS is encoded by the exons GCGGGAGCATGCTGGGGCTCCCGGGGCTGCGGCTCCCCCCGGCGGGGTTCCTGCTCCTGTTGCcattcctgctgctgctgctgctgcccgcaACCCCCGCGGCCCATCGGGCTTCCTACAAGCCGgtcatcgtggtgcatgggctctttgACAGCTCGTACAGCTTCCGCCACCTGCTGGAATACATCAACGAG ACACACCCTGGGACTGTGGTGACAGTGCTCGATCTCTTCGATGGGAGAGAGAGTTTGCGGCCCCTGTGGGAACAGGTGCAAGGGTTCCGAGAGGCTGTGGCCCCCATCATGGCAAAGGCCCCTCAAGGGGTGCATCTCATCTGCTACTCACAGG GGGGCCTGGTATGCCGGGCACTGCTGTCTGTGATGGATGAACACAATGTGGATTCTttcatctctctttcctctccacaGATGGGACAGTATGGAG ACACGGACTATTTGAAGTGGCTGTTCCCCACCTCCATGAGGTCTAACCTCTACCGCATCTGCTATAGCCCCTGGGGCCAGGAATTCTCCATCTGCAACTACTGGCATG ACCCCCACCATGATGACTTGTACCTCAATGCcagcagcttcctggccctgATCAATGGGGAAAGAGACCATCCCAATGCCACTG CTTGGCGGAAGAACTTTCTTCGTGTGGGCCGCCTGGTGCTGATTGGGGGCCCTGATGATGGTGTCATTACCCCCTGGCAGTCCAG CTTCTTTGGTTTCTATGATGCAAATGAGACGGTCTTGGAGATGGAGGAGCAACTG GTTTATCTGCGGGATTCTTTTGGGTTGAAGACTCTCCTGGCTCGGGGGGCCATAGTGAGGTGTCCAATGGCTGGGATCTCCCACACGGCCTGGCACTCCAACCGTACCCTTTATGAGACCTGCATTGAACCTTGGCTCTCCTGA
- the PPT2 gene encoding lysosomal thioesterase PPT2 isoform X6 — MLGLPGLRLPPAGFLLLLPFLLLLLLPATPAAHRASYKPVIVVHGLFDSSYSFRHLLEYINETHPGTVVTVLDLFDGRESLRPLWEQVQGFREAVAPIMAKAPQGVHLICYSQGGLVCRALLSVMDEHNVDSFISLSSPQMGQYGDTDYLKWLFPTSMRSNLYRICYSPWGQEFSICNYWHDPHHDDLYLNASSFLALINGERDHPNATAWRKNFLRVGRLVLIGGPDDGVITPWQSSFFGFYDANETVLEMEEQLVYLRDSFGLKTLLARGAIVRCPMAGISHTAWHSNRTLYETCIEPWLS; from the exons ATGCTGGGGCTCCCGGGGCTGCGGCTCCCCCCGGCGGGGTTCCTGCTCCTGTTGCcattcctgctgctgctgctgctgcccgcaACCCCCGCGGCCCATCGGGCTTCCTACAAGCCGgtcatcgtggtgcatgggctctttgACAGCTCGTACAGCTTCCGCCACCTGCTGGAATACATCAACGAG ACACACCCTGGGACTGTGGTGACAGTGCTCGATCTCTTCGATGGGAGAGAGAGTTTGCGGCCCCTGTGGGAACAGGTGCAAGGGTTCCGAGAGGCTGTGGCCCCCATCATGGCAAAGGCCCCTCAAGGGGTGCATCTCATCTGCTACTCACAGG GGGGCCTGGTATGCCGGGCACTGCTGTCTGTGATGGATGAACACAATGTGGATTCTttcatctctctttcctctccacaGATGGGACAGTATGGAG ACACGGACTATTTGAAGTGGCTGTTCCCCACCTCCATGAGGTCTAACCTCTACCGCATCTGCTATAGCCCCTGGGGCCAGGAATTCTCCATCTGCAACTACTGGCATG ACCCCCACCATGATGACTTGTACCTCAATGCcagcagcttcctggccctgATCAATGGGGAAAGAGACCATCCCAATGCCACTG CTTGGCGGAAGAACTTTCTTCGTGTGGGCCGCCTGGTGCTGATTGGGGGCCCTGATGATGGTGTCATTACCCCCTGGCAGTCCAG CTTCTTTGGTTTCTATGATGCAAATGAGACGGTCTTGGAGATGGAGGAGCAACTG GTTTATCTGCGGGATTCTTTTGGGTTGAAGACTCTCCTGGCTCGGGGGGCCATAGTGAGGTGTCCAATGGCTGGGATCTCCCACACGGCCTGGCACTCCAACCGTACCCTTTATGAGACCTGCATTGAACCTTGGCTCTCCTGA